A window from Azoarcus sp. DD4 encodes these proteins:
- a CDS encoding TonB-dependent siderophore receptor, which yields MQPVAARRRRPKIGHGLSKHAAPAGLLLASLGALPGAAAAAGSDDIFFSELPIVATVSRLPQRLADASASVTVIDRDMIKASGARDLNDVFRLVPGFQTYPNNTDAARVTYHGLTDEDFSPRVQVLIDGRSQYSPLFRNGVNWATLPVALEDIERIEVVRGSNAVSYGSNAFLGVINIITVDPALVRGTSISTNIGNQGVRDLTLRRGGRLGEAGDYRLTYQSKKDDGLRDQFDWKDSFQSRLLDLRTDLWLTNRDQLQLSLGHVDAVVERGRLAREDDVLTGGDDPENPLRDFTQSDTYLQALWRHALEEGADFQLRYSYTESRGSDAHTERYDTLLFDIDEMGDLGTRHELEAQHSFAPGASTRLVWGGSYRLDSLSSDHYLADRDTVYRRVARIFGNLEWKPATWLTTNLGAATEYDSMAGRNFSPRISTSFHLNPENTIRIGASRAYRSGATVDYVGKTQASPYATSDGSPLPSFRYLDLYGDADMPQEKITTVELGYLGEWAALRSSLDVRLFRERIPNRMQAIRRTLDDPALCDIPTPDHCTFPYYTTPIQRVKIEGVEYQWRWQPFNTTRILLGQSWIRIKADYLADALNYPGITTLDDPRQAGRIDAHTEQSAPERSTSLLLMQKLPGNLDFSLAGYWVDHMKWTRNSAVDFYRRFDMRLGYPFDIGGQRGEIAYTAQSINGKHGEFKASGDPADRVVELRHWVSLRIDL from the coding sequence ATGCAGCCAGTGGCCGCACGCCGTCGCCGCCCGAAAATCGGGCATGGTCTGTCCAAACATGCTGCGCCGGCAGGCTTGCTGCTGGCATCGCTCGGTGCCTTGCCGGGGGCCGCAGCGGCCGCCGGCAGCGACGACATCTTCTTCAGCGAACTGCCCATCGTCGCCACCGTCAGCCGCCTGCCGCAGCGCCTGGCCGACGCCTCCGCCTCGGTCACCGTGATCGACCGCGACATGATCAAGGCCAGCGGCGCGCGCGACCTCAACGACGTGTTCCGCCTGGTGCCCGGCTTCCAGACCTATCCGAACAACACCGACGCCGCCCGCGTCACCTACCACGGTCTCACCGACGAGGACTTCTCGCCGCGGGTGCAGGTGCTGATCGACGGCCGCTCGCAGTATTCGCCGCTGTTCCGTAACGGGGTGAACTGGGCGACGCTGCCGGTGGCGCTGGAAGACATCGAACGCATCGAGGTAGTACGCGGCAGCAACGCGGTGTCCTACGGCTCCAACGCCTTTCTCGGCGTCATCAACATCATCACCGTCGATCCGGCGCTGGTGCGCGGCACCTCGATCAGCACCAACATCGGCAACCAGGGCGTGCGCGACCTCACCCTGCGCCGCGGCGGCCGCCTGGGCGAGGCCGGCGACTACCGGCTGACCTACCAGTCGAAGAAGGACGACGGCCTGCGCGACCAGTTCGACTGGAAGGACTCCTTCCAGTCCAGGCTCCTGGACCTGCGCACCGACCTCTGGCTGACCAACCGCGACCAGCTGCAGCTGAGCCTGGGCCATGTCGATGCGGTAGTCGAGCGCGGCCGGCTGGCGCGCGAGGACGACGTGCTCACCGGCGGCGACGACCCCGAGAATCCGCTGCGCGACTTCACCCAGTCCGACACCTACCTGCAGGCGCTGTGGCGCCATGCGCTCGAGGAAGGCGCCGATTTCCAGCTGCGCTACTCCTATACCGAAAGCCGTGGCTCGGATGCGCATACCGAACGCTACGACACCCTGCTGTTCGACATCGACGAGATGGGCGATCTCGGCACCCGCCACGAACTCGAAGCCCAGCACAGCTTCGCCCCGGGCGCGTCGACCCGCCTGGTATGGGGCGGCAGCTACCGGCTCGACAGCCTGAGCTCCGACCACTACCTGGCCGACCGCGACACGGTGTACCGCCGGGTGGCGCGCATCTTCGGCAACCTGGAATGGAAGCCGGCGACCTGGCTTACCACCAACCTCGGCGCCGCGACCGAATACGATTCGATGGCCGGGCGCAATTTCTCGCCCCGGATCAGCACCAGCTTCCACCTCAATCCGGAAAACACCATCCGCATCGGTGCCTCGCGCGCCTACCGCAGCGGCGCCACGGTGGATTACGTCGGCAAGACCCAGGCCTCGCCCTACGCCACCAGCGACGGCAGCCCGCTGCCGAGCTTCCGCTACCTCGACCTGTACGGCGACGCCGACATGCCGCAGGAGAAGATCACCACGGTCGAACTCGGCTACCTCGGCGAGTGGGCCGCGCTGCGCAGCAGCCTCGACGTGCGTCTGTTCCGCGAGCGCATTCCCAACCGCATGCAGGCCATCCGCCGCACGCTGGACGACCCGGCGCTGTGCGACATCCCGACGCCGGACCATTGCACCTTCCCCTACTACACCACGCCCATCCAGCGGGTGAAGATCGAAGGCGTGGAATACCAGTGGCGCTGGCAGCCCTTCAACACCACGCGCATCCTGCTCGGCCAGTCGTGGATACGGATCAAGGCCGACTACCTGGCCGACGCGCTCAACTATCCCGGCATCACCACGCTCGACGACCCCAGGCAGGCCGGCCGCATCGACGCCCACACCGAACAGTCGGCGCCGGAGCGCTCGACTTCGCTGCTGCTGATGCAGAAGCTGCCCGGCAATCTCGACTTCTCGCTGGCCGGCTACTGGGTCGACCACATGAAATGGACGCGCAATTCTGCGGTCGACTTCTACCGCCGCTTCGACATGCGCCTCGGCTACCCTTTCGACATCGGCGGCCAGCGCGGCGAGATCGCCTACACCGCGCAGTCGATCAACGGCAAGCACGGCGAATTCAAGGCCAGCGGCGACCCCGCCGACCGCGTGGTCGAACTGCGCCACTGGGTGTCGCTGCGCATCGACCTGTAA
- a CDS encoding class I SAM-dependent methyltransferase encodes MSLTACPGTATPPSARPLLHWTEDGEARSAPWQSENGAPPPRRVVIADDTISADAAWRLACEGTALLWRGDFNNARQLLQAMGRRVVRKPGKAKPAKAAKPAPPITEAFHLHRLAQAQRARSLGMLLIPVDDGYRIPLRRAPDLAAACSEAYGAAAGPFVVSLRELLGLVGAHEWRKKGVPIPALDATIHPHYGVFSPVRGEYLDLVAQAPLPAKTLAFDIGTGTGVIAALLARRGVARVIATDQDPRALACAADNLGRLGLAHRVELLQADLFPPGRAPLVVCNPPWLPGKPSAAVEYAIYDPDSRMLRGFLAGLAAHLEPGGEGWLILSDFAEHLGLRSRAELLALFEAAGLTVIDRLDIRPRHPRAADADDPLHAARAAELTSLWRLAPR; translated from the coding sequence ATGTCGCTTACCGCCTGCCCCGGCACGGCCACGCCGCCGTCCGCCCGCCCCCTGCTGCACTGGACCGAGGACGGCGAAGCGCGCAGTGCGCCCTGGCAATCGGAAAACGGCGCGCCGCCGCCCCGGCGGGTGGTGATTGCCGACGACACCATTTCCGCCGACGCCGCCTGGCGGCTGGCCTGCGAGGGCACCGCGCTGCTGTGGCGCGGCGATTTCAACAACGCCCGCCAGCTGCTTCAGGCGATGGGCCGGCGCGTCGTGCGCAAGCCGGGCAAGGCCAAACCGGCCAAGGCCGCGAAGCCGGCGCCCCCGATCACCGAGGCCTTCCACCTGCATCGCCTCGCCCAGGCCCAGCGCGCCCGCAGCCTGGGCATGCTGCTGATCCCGGTGGACGACGGCTACCGCATCCCGCTGCGGCGCGCACCCGATCTCGCCGCCGCCTGCAGCGAGGCCTACGGCGCGGCCGCCGGGCCCTTCGTGGTGTCGCTGCGCGAGCTGCTGGGGCTGGTCGGCGCGCACGAATGGCGCAAGAAGGGCGTGCCGATTCCCGCCCTCGACGCCACCATCCATCCGCACTACGGCGTGTTCTCGCCGGTGCGCGGCGAATACCTCGATCTGGTCGCGCAGGCGCCGCTGCCGGCGAAGACGCTGGCCTTCGACATCGGCACCGGCACCGGCGTGATCGCGGCCCTGCTCGCCCGCCGCGGCGTCGCCCGGGTGATCGCCACCGACCAGGATCCGCGCGCGCTCGCCTGCGCCGCCGACAACCTCGGCCGCCTCGGGCTGGCCCACCGCGTCGAACTGCTGCAGGCCGACCTCTTCCCGCCGGGGCGCGCGCCGCTCGTGGTGTGCAACCCGCCCTGGTTGCCGGGCAAGCCGTCGGCCGCGGTGGAGTACGCGATCTACGATCCGGACAGCCGCATGCTGCGCGGTTTCCTCGCCGGGCTGGCGGCCCACCTGGAGCCCGGCGGCGAGGGCTGGCTCATCCTCTCCGACTTCGCCGAACACCTCGGCCTGCGTTCCCGCGCCGAACTGCTGGCGCTGTTCGAGGCCGCCGGTCTGACGGTGATCGACCGCCTCGACATCCGGCCGCGCCATCCGCGCGCCGCCGACGCCGACGACCCGCTGCACGCGGCGCGCGCCGCCGAGCTGACTTCGCTATGGCGACTGGCGCCACGGTGA
- the thpR gene encoding RNA 2',3'-cyclic phosphodiesterase, whose product MATGATVNAAAQARLFLALWPDAGVRRLLARHRDGWQWHGGAGGRPTAVVRTDKLHLTLHFIGNVARERLPQLQAGLAVPCTGFELAFGQPALWPRGIAVIEPLAVPGALPALHAALADALHRLGLPTEARPFRPHVTLARHAQQAGVPTQAPAIAWRIDGYALVESRTDGAYQVLAHYPCRCLPEPATPPAPA is encoded by the coding sequence ATGGCGACTGGCGCCACGGTGAACGCCGCCGCTCAGGCGCGGCTCTTCCTTGCACTGTGGCCGGACGCCGGCGTGCGCCGCCTGCTCGCCCGCCACCGCGACGGCTGGCAGTGGCATGGTGGCGCGGGCGGGCGGCCCACCGCCGTGGTCCGCACCGACAAGCTGCACCTCACCCTGCACTTCATCGGCAACGTCGCGCGCGAGCGCCTGCCCCAACTGCAGGCCGGGCTGGCGGTGCCCTGTACCGGCTTCGAACTCGCCTTCGGCCAGCCGGCGCTGTGGCCGCGCGGCATCGCGGTGATCGAACCGCTTGCCGTGCCGGGCGCCTTGCCGGCATTGCACGCCGCGCTGGCCGACGCGTTGCACCGCCTCGGCCTGCCCACCGAAGCGCGCCCCTTCCGCCCGCACGTCACGCTGGCCCGCCACGCACAGCAGGCCGGCGTCCCGACGCAGGCACCGGCAATCGCCTGGCGCATCGACGGCTATGCACTGGTGGAAAGCCGGACGGATGGCGCCTACCAGGTGCTGGCGCACTATCCCTGTCGCTGTCTTCCCGAACCCGCTACGCCTCCAGCACCCGCCTGA
- a CDS encoding SRPBCC family protein: protein MIHPARSLSVAIARPLAEVAAFLAEPRNFTQWASGLAGGLQPPSASADGDWRMNTPDGELRIRFSPPNPYGVADHWVQRPDGGIVYVPLRVVANGDGSEVTLTLFRLPGMDDARFAADSDWVRRDLDSLRRVLEA, encoded by the coding sequence ATGATCCATCCCGCCCGCAGCCTCAGCGTCGCGATCGCACGCCCGCTGGCCGAAGTCGCCGCCTTTCTCGCCGAGCCGCGCAATTTCACGCAATGGGCCAGCGGCCTCGCGGGCGGCCTGCAGCCGCCATCCGCCAGTGCCGACGGCGACTGGCGGATGAACACGCCGGACGGCGAGCTGCGCATCCGCTTCAGTCCGCCCAATCCCTATGGTGTGGCCGACCACTGGGTGCAGCGGCCGGATGGCGGCATCGTCTACGTTCCGCTGCGCGTGGTGGCCAACGGCGACGGCAGCGAGGTCACGCTGACGCTGTTCCGCCTGCCCGGCATGGACGACGCCCGCTTCGCGGCCGACAGCGATTGGGTGCGGCGCGACCTCGACAGTCTCAGGCGGGTGCTGGAGGCGTAG
- a CDS encoding alkaline phosphatase, whose product MQPKILAASIALALCTAQAHAAETNAVPTSADEWFAAGRAAVESSKRVVPNRARAKNVILFVGDGMGVSTVTAARILDGQMRNTDGEFNRLSFEKLDHMGSSVTASANQQTSDSAPTATAMVAGIKTNDGAISVDQSIDRNEPSAAVTRAKSVKTILEQAEERGMSTGIVSTARITHATPAVNYAHVGNRDWEADSNLPAGATVADIARQLLEFPYGDGLEVALGGGRSYFMPNTATDPEYPSQKGRRKDGRDLTAEWTKKYAQSAYVWDKAAFDAVNPQQTKHLLGLFERSHMRYEADRKDDVAGEPSLAEMTEKAIKVLRNNNKGFYLMVEAGRIDHAHHAGNAYRALTDTVALSDAVEVAKRLTNDQDTLIVVTADHSHVFTIAGYPSRGNPILGKSAVDGVASKDALGLSYTTLSYANGPGWTGGFQRKEFVAATEGTVAAHYDGSALRPDLSMVDTTNPNYLQEATVPMGSETHAGEDVAIYASGPNAYLFRGPQEQNVIYHVMADALGLDKERGRGHGHGHGHDRR is encoded by the coding sequence ATGCAACCCAAGATCCTCGCCGCCAGCATCGCGCTGGCCCTGTGCACCGCCCAGGCGCACGCCGCCGAAACCAATGCCGTTCCGACCAGCGCCGACGAGTGGTTCGCCGCCGGCCGCGCCGCGGTGGAAAGCTCCAAGCGCGTCGTGCCCAACCGCGCCCGCGCCAAGAACGTGATCCTCTTCGTCGGCGACGGCATGGGCGTGTCCACCGTCACCGCCGCCCGCATCCTCGACGGCCAGATGCGCAACACCGACGGCGAATTCAACCGCCTCAGCTTCGAGAAGCTGGATCACATGGGCAGCTCGGTCACCGCCAGCGCCAACCAGCAGACCTCGGATTCCGCGCCGACCGCCACCGCGATGGTTGCCGGCATCAAGACGAACGACGGCGCGATCTCGGTCGACCAATCCATAGACCGCAACGAGCCGAGCGCCGCGGTGACCCGCGCCAAGAGCGTCAAGACCATCCTCGAGCAGGCCGAGGAACGCGGCATGTCCACCGGCATCGTCAGCACCGCCCGCATCACCCACGCCACCCCGGCGGTGAACTACGCCCACGTCGGCAACCGCGACTGGGAAGCCGACAGCAACCTGCCGGCCGGCGCCACCGTCGCCGACATCGCCCGTCAGCTGCTCGAATTCCCCTACGGCGACGGCCTGGAAGTGGCGCTCGGCGGCGGCCGCAGCTACTTCATGCCGAACACCGCGACCGACCCGGAATACCCCAGCCAGAAGGGCCGCCGCAAGGACGGCCGCGACCTGACCGCCGAATGGACGAAGAAGTACGCGCAATCCGCCTACGTCTGGGACAAGGCCGCCTTCGACGCAGTCAATCCGCAGCAGACCAAGCACCTGCTCGGCCTCTTCGAACGCTCGCACATGCGCTATGAAGCCGACCGCAAGGATGACGTCGCCGGCGAACCCTCGCTCGCCGAGATGACCGAGAAGGCGATCAAGGTGCTGCGCAACAACAACAAGGGTTTCTACCTGATGGTCGAAGCCGGCCGCATCGACCACGCCCACCACGCCGGCAACGCCTATCGCGCGCTGACCGACACCGTGGCGCTGTCCGACGCCGTCGAAGTCGCCAAGCGCCTGACCAACGACCAGGACACCCTGATCGTCGTCACCGCCGACCACAGCCATGTGTTCACCATCGCCGGCTACCCGTCGCGCGGCAACCCCATCCTGGGCAAGAGCGCGGTCGATGGCGTCGCCTCCAAGGATGCGCTGGGCCTGAGCTACACCACCCTGTCCTACGCCAACGGCCCGGGCTGGACCGGCGGCTTCCAGCGCAAGGAGTTCGTCGCGGCGACCGAAGGCACGGTGGCGGCGCACTACGACGGCAGCGCGCTGCGGCCCGACCTGTCGATGGTGGACACCACCAACCCGAACTACCTGCAGGAAGCCACCGTGCCGATGGGCTCGGAAACCCATGCCGGCGAAGACGTCGCGATCTACGCCAGCGGCCCGAATGCCTACCTGTTCCGCGGCCCGCAGGAACAGAACGTGATCTACCACGTGATGGCCGACGCGCTGGGCCTCGACAAGGAACGCGGTCGCGGCCACGGTCACGGCCACGGCCACGACCGTCGCTAA
- a CDS encoding enoyl-CoA hydratase/isomerase family protein gives MSDSRTDTDYCCLRLRIEQGVAFVTLDHPPLNLLDAALTRELGRLGKQLAADDAVRVIVFDSADPDFFIAHSDVTELRAPDTPAPPERAAAPGPFHRIVDRFRSMPKVTIGKLEGIARGGGSEFLLALDMRFAALGKAVLAQPEVAAGLLPGGGGTQRLPRLIGRGRALEVILGCADFPAELAERWGYVNRALPPAELGPFVDALARRIASFPPEALALAKAAVDAAGLPLDAGLVEEEYLFRRLLTGDEAKQRAARFLELGGQTRAVEAGDFDAVLLGQGERPAR, from the coding sequence ATGAGCGACAGCCGCACCGACACCGATTACTGCTGCCTGCGTTTGCGCATCGAGCAGGGCGTGGCCTTCGTCACCTTAGACCACCCGCCGCTCAACCTGCTGGACGCCGCGCTCACCCGCGAACTCGGCCGGCTGGGTAAGCAGCTCGCCGCCGACGACGCGGTACGGGTGATCGTGTTCGACAGCGCCGATCCGGATTTCTTCATCGCCCACTCCGACGTCACCGAGCTGCGTGCGCCCGATACCCCTGCGCCGCCGGAACGCGCTGCGGCGCCCGGGCCCTTCCACCGCATCGTCGACCGCTTCCGCAGCATGCCCAAGGTGACGATAGGCAAGCTCGAAGGCATCGCGCGCGGCGGCGGCAGCGAATTCCTGCTCGCGCTCGACATGCGTTTCGCCGCGCTCGGCAAGGCGGTGCTGGCGCAACCGGAAGTGGCCGCAGGGCTGCTGCCGGGTGGCGGCGGCACCCAGCGCCTGCCGCGGCTGATCGGCCGCGGCCGTGCGCTGGAGGTCATCCTCGGCTGCGCGGACTTCCCGGCCGAGCTGGCCGAACGCTGGGGCTATGTGAATCGCGCGCTGCCGCCGGCCGAACTCGGTCCCTTCGTCGACGCGCTGGCCCGGCGCATCGCGTCCTTCCCGCCCGAGGCGCTGGCGCTGGCCAAGGCCGCGGTGGATGCCGCCGGGCTGCCGCTGGACGCCGGCCTGGTGGAGGAGGAATACCTGTTCCGCCGGCTGCTGACGGGCGACGAGGCGAAGCAGCGCGCGGCGCGCTTCCTCGAACTCGGCGGCCAGACACGGGCGGTGGAGGCTGGCGACTTCGACGCGGTGCTGCTGGGGCAGGGCGAGCGCCCCGCGCGCTGA
- the recC gene encoding exodeoxyribonuclease V subunit gamma encodes MFSIVFSNRYEILQAMLLDRLAAERPGPFGRRQVVVPSSALRRQVELAVADHEGVCANVDFAYLAQWLWTQIGHVVEVPARSPFAPALLAWRIHALIDPAADWLAMHPRLANYLAGADARMRFELAERIARVFDHYLTYRPRWLESWAAGERALSGQVSEAEGADEAWQAELWRRIRAGLDIRQEHPAALFLRRVASMSEAELAATGLPKTVHVFGLPALPPLYLEILRELARVVDVRLYCLNPCREFWFEIVDPRRLSWLAARQADMFHETGNRLLAAWGQQTQAHIGLLFEGEREVVEEAVFAPDPGRHLLARLHNAILDMVELEPGSVELAANDRSIELHVCHSRTRELEVLHDRLLDLMKAAARRGEPLRPDEIVVLTPDLEATAPLIEAVFGTAAPARRIPWRITGLGGTRENPVAAALDRLLTLVAGRFPASRVFDLLQQPVVAARFGLGDSELETVHEWMRAAGMRWGLDAAQVEDESGVAAEVEPVHTLEAGLDRLFLAWAAGEAADAAPFAGRIGAGAPEGNGAFALGRFWRYVDTLRSLRDGLLRPQDAAGWRRNLDDALDRLVGDDPAWTEDLREVREAVAALTAAMAAAEPATAATGGEALAIPLAVVHPALAGLLDDPARGGVPGGTVTFSALSSLRGLPYRVVCVIGLDQGLFPGSERPAEFDLMAARPQRGDRQRRHDDRNLFLDVLLSAREVLHLSHVGRSVRDGSALPPSVLVDELFDVLAAACAADPGQPDALAAARRRLTVQHPLQAFSADYFLPTPGRDPRLVSYHEEYASALAARLGAPLLGTEDEAPLAPPDDEAGDGDDAAEASHTPFFDAPLPRPGEEWRDVGLAQLIRFFRNPCRYLLRERLGLDLPEGEEELEDVEAFVPDFLTRQALAGRLLPALLADDGLTADAPGLLVLARAGGEYPAGALGEGALQRELGQLAGFAAAVRSEIPAEPLPPHVPRLAFDLDGEAWTLTAAFGDLRPQGLLRHRYDDSRPVDYLAGWLAHLALCAAPAAGVACETTLLARDGRCRYVSVPADRARALLADCLRLYRDGLCRPLHFFPKSAWAYAVNGESLGKAYARWTGGNRPTFGEGADPAYRLALRSVADPLAEGFVELAERVLRPLLEHLDDDRLEHAAADSVSPEPV; translated from the coding sequence ATGTTCTCCATCGTCTTCTCCAACCGCTACGAAATCCTGCAGGCCATGCTGCTCGACCGGCTTGCCGCCGAGCGCCCCGGGCCGTTCGGCAGGCGCCAGGTGGTGGTGCCGAGCAGCGCGCTGCGGCGCCAGGTGGAGCTGGCGGTGGCCGATCATGAAGGCGTCTGCGCCAACGTCGATTTCGCCTACCTCGCGCAATGGCTGTGGACCCAGATCGGCCATGTGGTCGAGGTGCCGGCGCGCTCGCCCTTCGCGCCGGCGCTGCTGGCCTGGCGGATCCATGCCTTGATCGACCCGGCCGCCGACTGGCTGGCGATGCATCCGCGGCTGGCCAACTATCTCGCCGGGGCGGATGCGCGCATGCGCTTCGAGCTGGCCGAGCGCATCGCCCGCGTCTTCGACCACTACCTGACCTACCGGCCGCGCTGGCTGGAAAGCTGGGCGGCGGGCGAGCGCGCGCTGTCGGGCCAGGTCAGCGAGGCGGAAGGTGCCGACGAAGCCTGGCAGGCCGAGCTGTGGCGGCGTATCCGCGCCGGGCTGGACATCCGCCAGGAACATCCGGCGGCGTTGTTCCTGCGCCGGGTGGCGTCGATGAGCGAGGCCGAACTCGCCGCCACCGGGCTGCCGAAGACGGTGCACGTGTTCGGCCTGCCGGCGCTGCCGCCGCTCTATCTCGAGATCCTGCGCGAGCTGGCGCGGGTGGTGGATGTGCGGCTGTACTGCCTCAATCCCTGCCGCGAGTTCTGGTTCGAGATCGTCGATCCGCGCCGGCTGTCGTGGCTGGCCGCGCGCCAGGCCGACATGTTCCATGAGACCGGCAACCGCCTGCTCGCCGCCTGGGGCCAGCAGACCCAGGCCCACATCGGCCTGCTGTTCGAGGGCGAGCGCGAGGTGGTGGAGGAGGCGGTGTTCGCGCCCGACCCCGGTCGTCACCTGCTCGCCCGCCTGCACAACGCCATCCTCGACATGGTCGAGCTGGAGCCGGGCAGCGTCGAACTCGCCGCCAACGACCGCAGCATCGAGCTGCACGTCTGCCATTCGCGCACACGCGAGCTCGAAGTGCTGCACGACCGCCTGCTCGACCTGATGAAGGCGGCCGCCCGGCGCGGCGAACCGCTGCGGCCGGACGAAATCGTCGTGCTCACGCCCGACCTCGAAGCCACCGCGCCGCTGATCGAGGCGGTGTTCGGCACCGCCGCCCCCGCGCGCCGCATTCCCTGGCGCATCACCGGGCTGGGCGGCACCCGCGAGAACCCGGTGGCGGCGGCGCTCGACCGTCTGCTAACTCTGGTCGCCGGCCGCTTTCCCGCCAGCCGGGTGTTCGACCTGCTGCAGCAGCCGGTGGTGGCGGCGCGCTTCGGGCTGGGCGACAGCGAGCTGGAAACGGTGCATGAATGGATGCGCGCGGCCGGCATGCGCTGGGGGCTGGATGCGGCGCAGGTGGAGGACGAAAGCGGGGTGGCGGCGGAGGTCGAGCCGGTGCACACGCTCGAAGCCGGCCTCGACCGTCTCTTCCTTGCCTGGGCGGCGGGCGAGGCCGCCGATGCCGCGCCTTTCGCCGGCCGCATCGGTGCCGGCGCGCCGGAGGGCAACGGCGCGTTCGCGCTCGGCCGCTTCTGGCGCTATGTCGACACCCTGCGCAGCCTGCGCGACGGCCTGTTGCGGCCCCAGGATGCCGCCGGCTGGCGGCGCAATCTCGACGACGCGCTCGATCGCCTGGTCGGCGACGATCCCGCCTGGACGGAAGACCTGCGCGAGGTGCGCGAGGCGGTGGCCGCGCTCACCGCGGCGATGGCGGCCGCCGAACCCGCCACCGCTGCAACCGGGGGCGAGGCGCTGGCGATTCCGCTGGCGGTGGTGCACCCGGCGCTCGCTGGCCTGCTCGACGATCCGGCGCGCGGTGGCGTGCCCGGCGGCACCGTCACCTTCTCGGCGCTGTCCTCGCTGCGCGGCCTGCCTTACCGGGTGGTGTGCGTCATCGGGCTGGACCAGGGCCTCTTCCCCGGCAGCGAACGTCCGGCCGAGTTCGACCTGATGGCCGCGCGGCCGCAGCGCGGCGACCGCCAGCGCCGCCACGACGACCGCAACCTCTTCCTCGACGTGCTGCTGTCGGCGCGCGAGGTGCTGCACCTGTCCCACGTCGGGCGCAGCGTGCGCGACGGCTCGGCGCTGCCGCCTTCGGTGCTGGTGGACGAACTCTTCGACGTGCTGGCCGCGGCCTGCGCCGCAGACCCCGGCCAGCCGGACGCGCTGGCCGCCGCGCGGCGCCGGCTGACGGTGCAGCATCCGCTGCAGGCCTTCTCCGCCGACTACTTCCTGCCGACACCGGGCCGCGATCCGCGGCTGGTCAGCTACCACGAGGAATACGCCAGCGCGCTCGCCGCCCGGCTGGGCGCGCCCCTGCTCGGCACCGAGGACGAAGCGCCGCTGGCGCCGCCGGACGACGAAGCCGGCGATGGCGATGACGCCGCCGAGGCCAGCCACACGCCCTTCTTCGATGCACCGCTGCCGCGGCCGGGCGAGGAGTGGCGCGACGTCGGCCTGGCCCAGCTGATCCGCTTTTTCCGCAATCCGTGCCGCTACCTGCTGCGCGAACGCCTCGGCCTCGACCTGCCGGAAGGCGAGGAGGAACTGGAAGACGTCGAAGCCTTCGTGCCGGATTTCCTCACCCGCCAGGCTTTGGCCGGGCGGCTGCTGCCGGCCCTGCTGGCGGACGACGGCCTGACCGCGGATGCGCCCGGGCTGCTGGTCCTTGCCCGCGCCGGCGGCGAATACCCGGCCGGGGCGCTCGGCGAGGGCGCGCTGCAGCGCGAGCTCGGACAGCTGGCCGGCTTTGCCGCCGCCGTGCGCAGCGAGATCCCGGCCGAACCGCTGCCGCCGCATGTACCGCGCCTGGCATTCGACCTGGACGGCGAAGCGTGGACGCTCACCGCCGCCTTCGGCGACCTGCGCCCGCAGGGCCTGCTGCGCCACCGCTACGACGACAGCCGCCCGGTCGATTACCTCGCCGGCTGGCTGGCCCACCTCGCGCTGTGCGCCGCACCGGCCGCGGGCGTGGCCTGCGAGACCACCCTGCTGGCGCGCGACGGCCGCTGCCGTTACGTCTCCGTGCCGGCCGACCGCGCCCGTGCGCTGCTGGCCGACTGCCTGCGGCTCTACCGCGACGGCCTGTGCAGGCCGCTGCACTTCTTCCCGAAATCGGCCTGGGCCTATGCCGTCAATGGCGAGAGCCTCGGCAAGGCTTACGCCAGGTGGACCGGCGGCAACCGCCCTACCTTCGGCGAAGGCGCCGACCCGGCCTACCGGCTGGCCTTGCGCAGCGTGGCCGATCCGCTGGCCGAGGGCTTCGTCGAGCTGGCCGAGCGCGTGCTGCGGCCGCTGCTAGAGCACCTCGACGACGACCGTCTCGAGCACGCCGCCGCCGACAGTGTGAGCCCGGAGCCCGTATGA